One segment of Colius striatus isolate bColStr4 chromosome 11, bColStr4.1.hap1, whole genome shotgun sequence DNA contains the following:
- the SLC23A3 gene encoding solute carrier family 23 member 3, producing the protein MNGGHHGVPGAGSPVLTSWFLQKMCFWMLSCCLALQHLAVQASLLCIFHLLLLPTLPEELPHAQAPSELLARSLFACGISTLLQTTLGSRLPLVHIPSFEYLVAATVLSSHLSLGATTDRNGTAVASACPAPHCTVTASWAASLQEVSGAVLVSGLVQLALGVSGVWGWAAQRCGPMVLAPCFSIIGLSAYKEAAFFCSTNWGVALLLMLLAVTFSQHLGSCRLPFCAWLQAQRGLTEPSVPTLRMFSVLLPFAGICVIWAILNHLHISWESLDLGMARLSWANSTFHAAWVHIPYAGEWGWPLLTPRALAVGIAMAISCSMNSVGCYVLCGRLLRAPRLPPHACNRGLCTEGLGSVLAGLLGSAGGTAASIANTCTISLTEAGSRLSVQVGALACVVLGMSPRLAELLTRIPLAVHGGVLCVTYAVAVGMGISYFQYADIDSGRNIFIVGFTMFMALLVPRWFGMSPAHLATGWVPLDLFFLSLLMVPIFLTGFLSFFLENTVSGTMEERGLLSELVPQKAKEGNCHPRGERGKASQVYGLPTGLRRLLPSSCKAFPCCFLCPGREEEEEKEEEESCHVTEEETGAPGEGTHLLPKCGLGQQQLASRPGETEVPAWHTVA; encoded by the exons atgaATGGGGGCCACCACGGAGTGCCTGGTGCTGGGAGCCCCGTGCTCACATCCTGGTTCCTGCAGAAGATGTGCTTCTGGATGCTGAGCTGTTGCTTAGCCCTTCAG CACCTGGCCGTGCAGGCCTCCTTGCTCTGcatcttccacctcctcctgctgcccaccctgcctgaggagctgccccatgccCAGGCCCCCAGTGAGCTGTTGGCACGCAGCCTCTTTGCCTGCGGCATCTCCACACTGCTGCAGACCACTCTGGGGAGCCG GCTGCCGCTGGTTCACATCCCATCCTTTGAGTACCTGGTGGCTGCCACGGTGCTGAGCTCCCACCTGTCCCTCGGTGCCACCACAGACAGGAATG GCACAGCTGTGGCCAGCGCCTGCCCTGCACCACACTGCACTGTCACAGCGAGCTGGGCTGCCTCACTGCAAGAG GTCTCGGGAGCCGTGCTGGTCTCTGGGCTGGTTCAGCTGGCGCTGGGAGTGTCTGGTGTGTGGGGGTGGGCAGCCCAGCGCTGCGGGCCCATGGTCCTGGCCCCTTGCTTCTCCATCATTGGCCTGTCTGCATACAAGGAAGCTGCTTTCTTCTGCTCCACTAACTGGGGGGTAGCACTGCT GCTCATGCTCCTGGCTGTCACCTTCTCCCAGCACCTGGGGTCCTGCCGCCTGCCCTTCTGTGCCTGGCTCCAGGCTCAGAGGGGCCTCACGGAGCCCTCTGTCCCCACCCTGCGCATGTTCTCG GTACTGCTCCCGTTTGCTGGCATCTGCGTCATCTGGGCCATCCTCAACCACCTCCACATCTCTTGGGAATCGCTGGACCTGGGCATGGCACGGCTGTCCTGGGCCAACAGCACCTTCCATGCTGCTTGGGTCCACATCCCCTACGCAG GCGAGTGGGGGTGGCCACTGCTCACCCCCCGGGCGCTGGCAGTGGGCATCGCCATGGCCATCAGCTGCAGCATGAACTCAGTGGGCTGCTACGTGCTGTGCGGGAGGCTGCTGCGAGCCCCCCGGCTGCCCCCCCACGCCTGCAACCGGGGGCTCTGCACGGAAGGGCTGGGCAGCGTcctggcagggctgctgggcagcGCAGGGGGCACGGCTGCCAGCATTGCCAACACCTGCACCATCAGCCTTACTGAG GCTGGCTCCCGCCTCTCGGTGCAAGTAGGCGCACTGGCGTGTGTAGTGCTGGGCATGTCCCCAAGGCTGGCAGAGCTCCTCACCCGCATCCCGCTGGCAGTGCACG GAGGGGTGCTCTGTGTCACCTATGCCGTGGCTGTGGGCATGGGGATCTCCTACTTCCAGTACGCAGACATTGACTCGGGGAGGAACATCTTCATCGTTGGCTTCACCATGTTCATGGCGCTGCTGGTGCCGCGGTGGTTTGGCATGAGCCCAGCTCATTTGGCCACAG GCTGGGTGCCCTTGgacctcttcttcctctctctgctcaTGGTACCTATCTTCTTAACTGGCTTCTTGTCATTTTTCCTGGAGAACACGGTCTCAG GAACCATGGAGGAGCGAGGGTTGCTCTCTGAGCTAGTGCCACAGAAGGCCAAGGAGGGCAATTGCCACCCACGTGGAGAGAGAGGCAAAGCGAGCCAGGTGTATGGGCTCCCCACCGGgctgaggaggctgctgccaTCCTCCTGCAAAGCCTTCccctgctgcttcctctgcccagggagggaggaagaggaggagaaggaggaagaggagagctgCCATGTCACTGAGGAGGAGACTGGTGCCCCAGGGGAAGGGACGCATCTGCTCCCCAAATGTggcctggggcagcagcagctggccagcAGGCCAGGCGAGACAGAGGTGCCTGCATGGCACACCGTGGCCTGA
- the CNPPD1 gene encoding protein CNPPD1: MELDGLLLDEEGTFSLSGFQEFTFLPRHQQLSERVRKRLYYGWDKDCSLDNLSSPVADIAVDLLQKVAPSPIRRLQKKYVSRVSREACISPCSMMLALVYIERLRHRNPEYLQQISSSDLFLISMMVASKYLYDEGEEEEVFNDEWGAAGKVDVQTMNTLEMNFLSAIDWSLYTDPRELFEVLSWLEGRVAEKQGMWRGWFTYTDLCVLMEQSLWQHVLGQFYQQVVKLACLLGVVYLTGFAAIFASVTVVHRSVCARSESPAAPQPALFPGEGSCQLDAQPTSAPDQPQPELPNVSPTSSPPCLGRNETTEEPRRGGVTATALYLWGSVMSALSYPKAPDLTRPWSPLQVPFRKVPTACERSNRSAPTAPGQPGPLGLAVLPAPPALHCHGCSPGADPAWGSAPGRRDWLHPLGLRQCSLHTAMDLSRIKSFIFPS, encoded by the exons ATGGAGCTGGACGGGCTGCTGCTGGACGAGGAGGGCACCTTCTCCCTCAGCGGGTTCCAGGAGTTCACG TTCCTGCCCAGGCACCAGCAGCTGAGCGAGAGAGTGCGAAAGCGGCTTTATTATGGCTGGGACAAAGACTGCAGCCTCGACAATCTCTCCAGTCCCGTGGCAG ATATTGCTGTGGACTTGCTGCAGAAGGTGGCTCCCAGCCCTATCCGCAGACTCCAGAAGAAATACGTCTCTCGTGTGTCTCG GGAAGCCTGCATCTCACCATGCTCCATGATGCTGGCACTGGTTTACATTGAGAGACTCCGGCACCGGAACCCTGAATACCTCCAGCAGATCTCATCTTCAGACCTCTTCCTGATCTCCATG ATGGTTGCTAGTAAGTACCTGTATGAtgagggtgaggaggaggaggtgttcAATGACGAGTGGGGAGCGGCGGGGAAGGTGGACGTCCAGACCATGAACACGCTGGAGATGAACTTCCTGAGCGCCATT GACTGGAGTCTCTACACAGATCCCCGGGAGCTGTTTGAAGTGCTGAGCTGGCTGGAAGGACG tgtGGCAGAAAAGCAGGGAATGTGGCGTGGTTGGTTCACCTACACAGATCTGTGTGTCCTCATGGAGCAGTCCCTGTGGCAGCATGTGCTAGGCCAGTTCTACCAGCAAGTGGTCAAG CTGGCGTGCCTCCTGGGGGTGGTGTACCTGACTGGCTTTGCCGCCATCTTCGCCTCCGTCACCGTGGTGCACCGGTCCGTGTGCGCAAGGAGCGAGAGCCCCGCCGCTCCCCAGCCTGCGCTCTTCCCCGGGGAGGGCAGCTGCCAGCTGGATGCCCAGCCAACCTCAGCCCCGGACCAGCCTCAGCCCGAGCTGCCCAACGTCTcccccaccagcagcccccCGTGCCTGGGGAGGAATGAGACGACCGAAGAGCCGCGTCGCGGAGGTGTCACGGCCACTGCACTCTACCTGTGGGGCAGCGTGATGTCAGCTCTGTCCTACCCAAAGGCGCCCGATCTGACCCGCCCCTGGAGCCCCCTGCAAGTCCCTTTCCGGAAGGTACCCACTGCCTGTGAGAGATCCAACCGCTCCGCCCCCACCGCCCCTGGCCAGCCCGGCCCCCTCGGACTCGCTGTGCTCCCAGCCCCACCTGCACTGCACTGCCACGGGTGCTCACCCGGGGCCGACCCCGCCTGGGGCTCAGCTCCCGGCCGCAGGGACTGGCTGCACCCCTTGGGGCTGAGGCAGTGCTCCTTGCACACTGCTATGGATCTCAGTAGAATCAAGAGCTTCATTTTTCCCAGCTAG